CCTGCCCCAGGTCGGCCACGTAGGCCACCACTTCGCAGTCATAGGTCTCGATGAGCCACTTCAGGATGATGGAGGTGTCCAGGCCGCCGGAATAGGCGAGCACCACCTTCTTGATGTCTTTTGTCATGACTTTTCACTCTCTTGCGGCCCCATAAGGGCCTCCAGGACGGCCTTTTGCATGTGCAGCCGGTTTTCGGCCTGGTCCCAGACCACCGACTGCGGGCCTTCCATGACCTCGTCGCTGATTTCCTCGCCCCGGTGGGCGGGAAGACAATGTAGCACAATGGCCTCGGGATCGGCCAGGGACAACAGCTCCTTATCCAGGGTGTAGCCGCCAAAGGACTTCAGCCGTTCGCCGGCCTCGGCCTCCTGACCCATGGAGGCCCACACGTCGGTGTTGACCACCTGGGCCCCCTTGATGGCTTCCCGGGGGTCGCCGCTCAGGTTGATGGTCGCTCCCTGCTCCCGGGCGTAGCCAACGATCTCCGGGTCTGGAAGGAAGCCGTCCGGACATGCCAGGTTCAGGGTGAGCCCCAGGGCGGCGGCGGCCTCCAGCCAGGAATGGGCCATGTTGTTGCCGTCGCCCAGCCAGGCGTAGGTGAGCCCGTCCAAGCGGCCGAAATTCTCCTGCACCGTAAGCAGGTCGCTGAGCACCTGGCAGGGGTGATACAGGTCGGTGAGCGCGTTGATCACCGGGATGGAGCCCCAGCGGGCCAGCTCGCTGACCACTTCCTGGCCAAAGGTGCGCACCACCACCCCGTCCACGTAGCGGCTCAGCACCCGGGCGGTGTCCTTGAGCGGCTCGTCGCGGCCCAGCTGGCTGTCCCGCGAGGTCATGAACAGGGTGTTGCCGCCCAGCTGGTTGATGCCCACCTCAAAGGACACCCTGGTCCGGGTGGAGGGCTTGTCGAAGATCAGGGCCACGCTCTTGCCTGCCAGAGGCTGGCCATGGCCCGCGCCCTTGAGCGCGGCCTTGAGCTCGGCGGCCCGGGCCACCAGGCCCCGCACCTCTTCGGGGCTCAGGTCGCGGATGGTCAGCAGGTGTTCGGTTTTGAGCTTCATGACTATTCCGCCTCGGCCAGGACCTGGTCCAGGGCCGCTATGAGTCCGTCGATCTCGTCCCGGCTCACCACCAGGGGCGGCACGAAGCGAAGCACCGTGTCCTGGGTGGCTCCCACGATGTAGCCCAGGTCGCGGAGCTTGCCCACCAGGGGGCCGGCCTCCCGGTCCAGGGCCAGGCCCAGCATAAGGCCCAGGCCGCGCGCCTCCAACACGCAGGCATGCTTGGCGGCCAGCTCCTCCAGCCGGGTCTTGAAGTAGAAGCCCTCGGCCTCGGCGTGCTCCACCAGGCCCCGGTTGATCAGATGATCCAGCACCACCCCGGAGGCGGCCATGATCACCGGGCCGGCCCCGAAAGTGGTGGCGTGGGTGCCGGGTCCGAAAAGAGCCGCCGCCTTTTCCTCGGCCAGGATGGCCCCGGCGGGCAGGCCGTTGGCCAGGGCCTTGGCCAAGGTCATCACGTGCGGAGTCACCCCCCAGTGCTCGTGGGCGAACAGCTTGCCCGTGCGGCCCAGGCCGGTTTGCACCTCGTCGAACAAGAGCAGCGCGCCGTTGGCCTCGCACAGCTCCTTGAGCCCGGCCAGATAGCCGTCAGGCGGCACCACCACCCCGCCCTCGCCCAGGACCGGCTCGGCCAACACGGCGCAGACGTTATCGTCCCAGGCCGCCTTGACCGCCTCCAGGTCGCCGAAGGGCACGTGCTTGAAGCGGGGCACCAGGGGGTCGTAGCCCTTTTGGATCTTGTCCTGGCCCGTGGCCGAGAGGGTGCCCAGGGTGCGGCCGTGGAAAGACCGCTCCATGGTGATGATGGTGAAGGCCCCGTTCTTCTTTTCCTTGCCCCACAGCCGGGCCAGCTTGAGGGCTCCCTCATTGGCCTCGGCCCCGGAGTTGCAAAAGAACACCCGGTCGGCAAAGGAGTTGTTCACCAGCATCTGGGCCACAGCGGCCTGAGGCTCGGTGTAGTAGAGGTTGGACACGTGCACCAGGTTCAGGGCCTGGTTGCACACCGCCTGGGCCACGCCGGGATGGGCGTGTCCCAGGTTCGTCACCGCGATGCCGGCCAAAAAGTCGGTGTACTGCTTGTCCTGGTCGTCCCACAGCCGGCATCCCTGGCCCCGCACAAAGGTGATGGGGGCCCGGGCGTAGGTCTTCATAACGTATTTATCGATAAGCTCCGCGGCTTGCATGGCTCGCTCCTTAAAGCTGGGAAATTTTCTCGCGCGAAAAAACAGCCTTGCTGGGATGCGGCCTTATCGTCGTTTTTGCGGCATGGGTCTGGTCCCCACTTCTTGCTAGCGCTCGCTGAAAATGGTGCCCACGCCCTTGTCGGTGAAGACCTCCAAGAGTAGCGCGTCCGGCACCCGCCCGTCGATGACGTGGGCCCGCTCCACTCCCGCGTCCAGGGCGGAGAGGCAGCAGTTCACCTTGGGGATCATGCCACCGGCGATGACCCCCTCCTCCATGAGTTGCCCGGCCGTGGCCCGGGTCAAGGAGCTTATCAGCTTTCCCTCGGAATCCAAGACCCCGGGCGTGTCGGTCATCATGATCAGCTTGGAGGCGCGCAGCCTTCCGGCCACCGCCCCGGCCACCAGGTCGGCGTTGATGTTGAGTGAGGCCCCGTCCGGCCCCACCCCCACCGGCGCGATCACCGGGATGAAAGCGCCGTGCTCCAGGGCGTGCAGCACCTGGGCGTCCACGCTCTCCACCTGGCCCACCAGGCCCAGGTCGATTATCTCGGGCGGCTGGTCGTCCTTGGCGCACTTGCGGGTCATCTGCATCTTGCTGGCCTTGATCAGCCCGCCGCCATGGCCGCTGAGCCCCACGGCCCGGCCGCCGTGCTGGTTGATCAGCCCCACGATGGAGGTGTTCACCTGGCCCACCAGGACCATCTGCACCACGTCCATGACCTCGGGGCTGGTAACCCTCATGCCGTCGATGAACTCGCAGGCGATGTCCAGGCGCTTGAGTAGCTCGCCGATCTGGGGGCCGCCGCCGTGCACCACCACCGGGTAGATGCCCACGGCCCTGAGCAAAATGACGTTCAGGGCGAAGCTCTGCTTGAGGGCCTCGTCCACCATGGCGTGGCCGCCATACTTGACCACCACGGTCTGCCCCGAGAAGCGCTGGATATAGGGCAGCGCCTCGATCAGGGTCTGGGCGGTCACTTGGGGGTCTAGGGGAGCCATAGCATTTGCTTCCTAAAGAATGTAGCGGCTCAGGTCGCGGTCCGTGCTTATCTCGGACAAGCGCTGTTTCACGTAGGCTGCGTCAATGGCCAGGCTCACGCCGTCCATGTCCGGAGCCTCGAAGCTCACCTCTTCCAAGAGGCGCTCCATCACCGTGTGCAGCCGCCGCGCCCCGATGTTCTCGGTGGCCAGGTTCACCTTGGAGGCGATCTCGGCGATCTCCTTGATGGCGTCCTCGCCGAACTCCAGGGTCAGTCCTTCGGTCTTCATCAGTTCCTCGTACTGCCGGATCAGGGCGTTGTGCGGCTCGGTGAGGATGCGCACGAAGTCCTCGGCGCTCAAGGCGCTAAGCTCCACCCGGATGGGGAAGCGGCCTTGCAGCTCGGGCACCAGGTCGCTGGGCTTGGCCACATGGAAAGCGCCCGCGGCGATGAACAAGATATGGTCGGTCTTGATCATGCCGTACTTGGTGGTCACCGTGGAGCCCTCCACCAGGGGCAGCAGGTCGCGCTGCACGCCCTCGCGGCTCACGTCCGGGCCGTGGCCCGCCTCCCGGCCCGCGATCTTGTCGATCTCGTCCAGGAAGATGATGCCCTCCTGCTCCACCTTGGCCATGGCCTCGGTCACCACCCGGTCCATGTCGATGAGCCGGCCGGCTTCCTCGCCCGCCAATATCTCCAGGGCCTCGGGCACCTTCACCTTGCGGCGCTTGGTCTGCTGGGGGAACATGCCGCCCAGCATGTCCTTGAGGTTCATGCCCATCTCTTCCATGCCCCCGGCCGAGAATATCTCCACCATGGGCGTGGGGCCTTGGGACTGCACCTCCAGGTCCACGTAGCGCTCGTTCATCTTGCCTTCGCGCAACAGGCGGCGCAGCTTGCTGCGGGTGGGGTTGATCTCCTCGCCCACCCGGACCACCTCCAGATGGCCCGCCTCTTCCTCGCCCTTGTCGTCGCCCGGGCGGCGCGGGGGCAAGAGAATATCCAGCAGCCGCTCCTCGGCCAGCTCGCGGGCCTTGGCTTTTACGGTCTCGTGCTCCGCCTCCTTGACCATGTTGATGGCCAGCTCGGTCAGGTCGCGGATCATGGACTCAACGTCGCGGCCCACGTAGCCCACCTCGGTGAACTTGGAGGCCTCGACCTTGAGGAAAGGCGCGTCGGCCAGGCGGGCCAGCCGCCGGGCGATCTCGGTCTTACCCACCCCGGTGGGGCCGATCATGATGATGTTCTTGGGTGCGATCTCGTCGCGCAGGTGCTCGGGCACTTGGCGGCGCCGCCAGCGGTTGCGCAGCGCGATGGCCACGCAGCGTTTGGCGTCGTGCTGGCCGATGACGTACTTGTCCAGCTCGGCCACGATCTCTCTGGGGGTCAGGGTTGCCATTTATAGGCTCTCCACCTTCACCTGGTGGTTGGTGTAAATGCATATGTCCGCCGCGATGCGCATGGCCTCGCGGGCGATCTCCTCGGGCTTCATCCCGGTGTTGCCCACCAGGGCCCGGGCCGCGGCCAAGGCGAAAGGCCCGCCCGAGCCGATGGCCGCCACCCCCTCCTCGGGGTCGATTACGTCGCCCGAGCCGGAGATGATCAAGAGCTGCTCCTTGTCGGCGGCTAACAAGAGCGCCTCCAACTGGCGCAGCACCTTGTCGGTGCGCCAGTCCTTGGCCAGCTCCACCGCCGCGCGGGTTAGGTTGCCGGCATAGGCCTCCAGCTTGCTCTCCAGGCGCTCGAACAGGGTGAAGGCATCGGCCGTGGCCCCGGCGAACCCGGCCAGCACCTGGTCGTGGTACAGCCGCCGCAGCTTGTTGGCGCTGGCCTTCATCACGGTGTTGCCCATGGTCACCTGGCCATCGGCGGCCATGACCACACCTTCCTGGTGACGAATGGCCAAAACCGTGGTGCCGCGCATATTGTTGGCGGGCATCTAGCCCTCCTTGTCCTGGTCATCCCCATGGGCCCGGGGATGGGCTTGATCATACACCTTGAGCAACCGGTCCACCGTCAGATGAGTATACTTCTGGGTGGTGGATAAACTCCGGTGCCCCAGCATTTCCTGCACGCTGCGCAGGTCCGCCCCGCCTTCCAAAAGGTGGGTGGCCATGGCGTGCCGAAGGGCGTGGGGGCTCAAGCGCCGCCCGTGGCTCAGCTCGCCGGCGTAGCGGGCCACCAAACTCTGCACGCTGCGCGGGCTCAGCCGCCCTCCCCGCTGGTTGAGAAACAGAGCCTGCTCCTCGCCGCTGCCCTCGGCCAAGAGTTCGGGCCGCGCCACCAGGTAGCGGTTCAGGGCCTCGGCCGCGCGCGCCCCCACGGGCACCCAGCGCTCCTTGCCGCCCTTGCCGCTCACCACCCTGACCAAGGCCAGGTCAAGGCGCAGATGGCCGATGTCCAGGCCGGTGAGCTCGCTCACCCTGAGGCCGCTGGAGTACAACAGCTCCAGCATGGCCACATCGCGCAAGGTGGCCGCCTGTTGCGCCCGGCTCTGGGCTTTGGCCGCCCCCCGGGACGGGCCTTGCACCAAATGGAAGGCCTCGTCCACGCTCAGCCGGGCGGGCAGATGCTTGCCCTGCCGGGGCGGGGTCACCTGCCGGGGCGGGTTGGCCGCCACCACCTCCCGGGCCACCAGGAAGTCGAAGAACTTCCTCAGGCTCATGAGCTTGCGGGACATGGTGGAGCGCTTCTTCGTCTTCAGGCCGTCGGCCAGCCAGGCCAGCACGTCGTTGTCGTGCACCGAGGGCCAGTCCCACCCAGGCGCGCGATCGCTAAGAAAAGCCGCGAACTCGCGCACGTCGCGCACATAGGCAGCCCGGGTCAGGGGCGCGGCCCCCGCGCCTTCGGCCAGGTATCCCTCGAACGCGGCCAGCAGCTCCGGCAAGGCCTCCCTCGCTCGCTTTCCGTTGCCCTCGCCCGGGGTCCTAACCCCTTGGGCCGCAACGTGAAAAAACAATATCATATCCCGTGAGTGCCATGAAGCAAGTCAAAATAAAAATGCGGCCTCGTTGGAGCCTGGCAACAACAGCAGGAAGCGCGCTGGCAAACGGCAAACCCGACTTCGCTGGACATGGCGGCAAAAATATTTTAACCAGTAAGGGCGGCTATTCGTCCGTCAGGGGGGATAAGAAATAAATGAACAAGAAGCTGTTTGCTCTTTGGGTTTGCCTGGCCTTGGCGGGTATGGCCTGCGCCTCCACCTCTCCCAAGACCGGCACGCTCGGCACCGGTTCCGAACATGTCAACCTGAACCCGCCTGCCACTTTCTATTTGGAACTGGCCTCGGTCCCAGATGACTCTCCCATCTATATGATTTGGGATGATTATTTTGCCACGGTCCCTGGCCTGCTCAAGCCGCCACCCCTGGAGAAGGTGGTCATCCGCAAAGTCACCGCCGCCATGAGTTATCGGGGGCTGGTGCCCAAACCTCGTGGCCAGGCCTCCCTGCGGGTGGTGGCCTCTTTTGACGCCAAAGCCCCTGCCAACCGGATCGGTGACGAGAGCAAGAAGAGCCAGGAAATCAAGTACAAAATCCGCTTCTCCCTAGCGGTGTTCAAGGCCGAAGGCGGCACCAAGCCCGCCTGGCGGGGCTGGTGCACCAGCGTCGCTCCCTTTGACCACGTACTGAACGCCCTCAATATTGGGGTGGCGGCGGTGGTCAAGCATTGGGGCGAGCGGGCCAACGGGGGGACCCGGGTAAATATCCCCAGAGACGACCCGTTATATCGGTTGGTGAGCCAAACGCCCTGACTGCCGGGCGCACTCCGCTTCCGGGCCAGAGAGCCTTTTCCATTACCCTCCCCCAACGGCTTCTTGGGCCCCCCCGGCGGGGCCCACGCTAAAAAAACTCTCCAGCACCAAGCCACCACTTGACTTGTTCCCGGCGCTTGGTTAATTTTGGCCGTTAACTTATCTTTATACCGACAATAGTCATCGCCCGAGCTTTTTTAGGAGCCGACATGAGCAGCGACAAAATCAAGGCAACCAGAACCGTGGCCCTGGTGGGACACGGCGGATCCGGCAAGACCTCCCTGGCCGAGGCGATGCTTTTCAACGCCAAGGCCATCGACCGCCTGGGCAAGGTGGACGAGGGGACCGCGGTCCTGGACTGGGAGCCTGAAGAGGCCAAGCGCGGGGGCAGCATCAGCGCCTCTTTCGGCCACTACTCCTTTAACAAGCACAACGTCAATCTGGTCGACGCTCCGGGCGACGACAACTTCCTCTCCGACGCGGCCGCCGCCCTGCGCGCTGTGGACGGCGTGGTCATGGTGGCCGACGCCATCGACGGCGTGAAGGTGCAGGGCGAGAAGGTCTGGCAGTTCGTGGACGCCGAGGGGTTGCCCGCCCTGGTGGTGGTCAACAAGATGGACCGCGAGCGGGCCGACTTCGACGCGGCGGTCAACATGATCCCCGACATGCTGGGCATCAAGGCTGTGCGCTTGCAGATCCCCATCGGCGCGGCCGAGAGCTTCAGCGGCGTGGTGGATCTGCTGGCCAACAAGGCCTACACCTTTGAAGGCGGCAAGATGACCGTCGGCGATATTCCCGCCGACCTGGCCGACAACGTGGAGGCCGCCCGCGAGGTGCTCATCGAGGACATCGCCGAGGCCGACGACACCCTGATGGAGCGCTACCTGGAGGGCGAGGAGCTCACCGCCGACGACCTGGCCAAGGGCCTGGCCAAGGGCGTGTCCGAGCGCCTGTTCCTGCCGGTGGCCGCTTCCGCCGCGCTCAAGAACATGGGCGTGCAGCCGGTGATGGACCTGATCAACCGCCTGCTGCCCTCCCCCCTGGACCGGGGCGCGGTCAAGGGAGTCAAGCCGGGCAGCGAGGACGAGGAGACCCGCGAGCCCGACGCCGGCGCGCCCTTCAGCGGCCTGGTGTTCAAGACCGTGGCCGACCCCTTTGCCGGCCGCCTGAGCATGGTGCGCGTGTTCTCCGGCACCCTGACCTCGGACATGCAGCTGTTCAACCCCAACCGCGACGCCAAGGAGCGCTTCGGCCAGCTCTACGCCCAGACCGGCAAGACTCAGAAGAATGTGAGCGAGGCCCTGCCCGGCGACATCGTGGCCATTCCCAAGCTCAAGGAAACCCACACCGGCGACACCCTCTGCGCGGGCAACGAGCCCATCCAGTTCGCCGACATCGAACCCCTCCCGGCGGTGATCTCCTACGCCATCGAGGCCAAGGAAAAGGGCGACGAGGAAAAGGTCTTCGCGGGCATCAACAAGCTTTTGGAAGAGGACCCCACCCTGCGCCTGGACCGCGACCCTCAGACCAACGAGGCCCTTCTCTCGGGCATGGGCTCGGTGCACATCGAGACCACCCTGGACCGCCTCAAGCGCAAATTTGGTGTAGAGGTGAACCTCAAGACCCCCAAGGTGCCCTACCGCGAGACCATCAAGGGCTCGGTCAGGGTGCAGGGCCGCTACAAGAAGCAGACCGGCGGCCGCGGCCAATTCGGAGACACCTGGCTGGAGATCAGCCCGGCCGAAGAGGGCGAAGGCTACGTGTTCCTCGACGAGATCGTGGGCGGCTCCATCCCCCGCCAATACATCCCGGCGGTGGAAAAGGGCATCGGCGAGGCCATGTTGGGCGGCGTGTTGGCCGGCTACCCCATGGTGGACGTGAAGGTGCGCCTGGTGGACGGATCTTTCCACCCGGTGGACTCTTCGGAAATGGCCTTTAAGGTGGCCGGTTCCATGGGCTTCAAAAAGGGCGCGGTGCAGTGCAAGCCCACCCTGCTGGAGCCGATCATGAAGCTGACCGTGATGGTGCCCGAGGACGCTATGGGCGACGTGATGGGCGACATTTCCTCCCGCCGGGGCCGCGTGCTGGGCATGGACGCCAAGGGCTCCCTGCAGATCATCAGCGCCCTGGTTCCCATGTCCGAGGTGCTCACCTACCAGCCGGAGCTCACCTCCATGACCGGCGGCCGCGGCGCCTTCACCATGGAGATGGACCACTACGAGGAAGTGCCCGGCGACGTGCAGGCCAAGATCGTGGAAGCCTATGAGCAGGCCAAGGAGGAAGGCAATTAGCTTTCCCGCCGCCATTCTGACCATCAGCGACAAGGCAAGCCAGGGCCGGCGGGAGGATCTCGCCGGCCCTGCGCTCGTCGAGCTCTTGGCCAAGGCCGGCATTACGGCCACGGTGCAGGAGACCGTCTCCGACGATCCCCAGGGCATCGTGGCCGCGCTGAGACGCTACGCCGACGAGCTGCGCCTGCCCCTGGTGGTCACCACCGGCGGCACCGGCCTGAGCCCCCGCGACAACACCCCCGAGGCCACCGCCCAAGTCATCCAGCGCCCGGTGCCCGGCCTGGCCGAGGCCATGCGCGCCGAGGGCCTGAAGCACACCCCCCACGCCATGCTCTCCCGGGGCCTGGCCGGGGTGCGCGGGGCCACCCTGATCATCAACCTTCCCGGTTCGCCGCGCGGCGCGCTGGAAAACCTGGAGGCCGTGCTGGCCGCCCTGCCCCATGCCCTGGAGAAGCTCTGCGGGGACACCAGCGACTGCGCCCGGCCCCTTCCCGAGTAGACATCATGCAAGCATCAGAAGCCAAGTTCGGCCGAGTGTTCATCATGCGCCTGGAAGACGGCGACAGTCTGCCCACGGTCATCGAGGAGTTCGCCCGCGACCAGGGCATCAGCCACGGCCTGGTGGCCTTGCTGGGAGCCTTGGGCGAGGGCGCTCTGGTGGCCGGCCCGGCCGACTCAGAGGCCCGCCCCGTGCCGGTGATCACCAACCCCGTAACCGCTATCCACGAGGCGGCCTGCCTGGGGCTCATCGCCCCCAACGAGAGCGGCGAGCCGGGCCTGCATATGCACGGCGTGTTGGGCCGGGGAGCGGACACCGCGGCCGGCTGCCTGCGCCCGGGCATCGAGGTGTGGCAGGTGGCCGAGGCGGTGATCTTCGAGCTTACCGAAAGCGAGGCGCTGCGGCGCTTCGACCAGGCCACCGGTTTCGGCTTGTTGCAGACCAAGTGACCTCGCGGCGGTTTGACTTCCCCCGCCCCGCCTGTAGACTTTAGCCAGCATCCTTCCTCTTAGAGATTGGCCCAAAATGATACGCTTGCTGACGGGGCGTCTGCGCGGCGCCCTGGCGCTGGCCTCTTATGCCCTGAATACTCTTTTCTGGTCGATACCCCTTTTTGCCATGGCCGCGGCCAAGTTCACCGTGCCCCTGCGGGCCTGGCGGCGGCTCTGCGACCGCGCCTTGAACGGCATCCTGGTGGGCTGGGTGTACGTCAACGGCCTGAACCAGCGTTTCATCAGCCGGGTTAATTATCAGGTCAGCGGCCTGGAGGACGTAAGGCCCGACCGTTGGTACCTGGTGCTTTCCAATCACCAGTCATGGGCCGATATCCTGGTCTTGCAAAACGTGTTCAACCGCAAGATTCCCCATCTCAAGTTTTTCATCAAGAGCGGGCTCAAGTGGATGCCCGTGTTGGGTTGGGCCTGGATGGCCCTGGAGTTCCCCTTCATGAAGCGCTACTCGCGGGAGAAGCTGGCCAAGAAGCCCAAGCTTCAGGGACGGGACATGGACATCACCCTGCGGGCCTGCGCCAAGCTCAAGGCCTTCCCCGCCACCATGATGAACTTCGCCGAAGGCACCCGCTTCAGCCATGCCAAGCGTGACCGCCAGGGCTCGCCTCACGCCAATCTGCTGCGACCCAAGGCCGGGGGGGCCTCCCTGGTGCTGAACGCCCTGGGCGACCGACTGCACAAGGTGCTCAACGTGACCATCTCCTATCCTCAGCAGACGGGCACTTTCTGGGATTATCTCTGCGGCCGGATGCGCGAGATCAAGATCGTGGTGGAACCCATCGCGGTGGGGCCGGAGCTGGTGGGCGACTATAGCACCGACTCCGAGTACCGGCTTCGTTTTCAGCAGTGGTTGAACAAGGTGTGGTGCGACAAGGACAACGCCCTGAGTCGCCTCAAGGGGCAGTAAGCCGAAACGTCTAAGGCACTGTCAGCAGGTGCGAGAGCCGCTCCCGCGCCCTCTGCCCGTGGCTGCCCGGCCAGAACACCTTCTTGCAGCGCGGGCATGTGGTGAAGCCCTCCGCCGTGTCCAGCACGTAGTCCGGCACCCGACCAGCTACCTGGCCCCGCTCCAGGGGCTCCACGGGCACATTGCAATCCAGACAGCGCGACAGGAACTTGGCCGAATCGGGCCGGAGCCCCAACTCTTCGGCCACCTGGCGGAGCTGGTCCTCCAGCTTGTCGTGGGCCACGAAAACGACGCCAGGGCGTCCTTGCCAGGCCTTGCGGCGGGTGAGCACCGTTTCGCCGGGCGCGGCCTGGGCGGGGGGGCGTTTTACATGGGGGGCGTCGTAACCAAGCAGGCGCAGCCAGCGGGCCAAGCGGCCCAGCATGGCGTCGCAAATAAGCCTCATGGCAGGCGCACCACCTCCAGGCCCGGCGGCAGGCTGGCCTCGAACAGGGCCGGGTCCGGGGATTGGTTTAGCTCCAAGGTGTCGTTGATCAATAGCAGGCTGCGTCCCGTGCCGTCATCGGCCTGGAGCCGCTTGGGGTAGCGCGAGTTCAAGGCGCTTATCATCTGGCCGAAGCTGGTCTGCAAGTTCACCCGGCCCGAGGCGTCCTCCAGCCAGGCGCGGCTAACCACGAAATCGCCGGGATCGAACACCAGCCCCTGGCTGACCTGCCGCCCCGCCTCCACCAGGCGCAGCATCGCGCCCTCCCCGCCCTCCACCGGGCTCACCGTGGCGGCGGAGCCCACGGGCAACAGGGGCGGCGCGCCGATGAGCACCGCGAAGATCTCGCCGGGCGAGAGGCTCAGGCCCAGGAAGCGGGACAGGTTTTCCCGGGAGGCCGTGCCCACATAGGCCCGGTTCTCGCGGAAAGACAAGACGCTCAGCTTGCGGCCGTCCACCACCACCCGCAAAAGGGGCTGGCCAAAGGGCCCCAGCACCTCGGCCCGCAAACGGTCCGGGGCCTGGCCGATGATCACGTGGTCGCCGTGCACCTCGCCCTGGGGAGCCTTGACCTCGATCTCGCCGCGCATGACAAAGCTTTTGACAGCCAGGCGGCGGCTTTCCAGGCCTTGCCTGGCCGCCTCGGGAGTGGGGAGGTTGCTAAGGGTGGTTCCGCCGGGCAGGTGGATGCAGGAGGTTAGCGCCAAGCAGAGCATGAGCGCCAGCAAGGCGTAGCCTATGGTTCGGGTGACGGGCATGAGCTCATTGGCCGCTCGGCGCGTCGC
This region of Desulfarculaceae bacterium genomic DNA includes:
- the argF gene encoding ornithine carbamoyltransferase, whose product is MKLKTEHLLTIRDLSPEEVRGLVARAAELKAALKGAGHGQPLAGKSVALIFDKPSTRTRVSFEVGINQLGGNTLFMTSRDSQLGRDEPLKDTARVLSRYVDGVVVRTFGQEVVSELARWGSIPVINALTDLYHPCQVLSDLLTVQENFGRLDGLTYAWLGDGNNMAHSWLEAAAALGLTLNLACPDGFLPDPEIVGYAREQGATINLSGDPREAIKGAQVVNTDVWASMGQEAEAGERLKSFGGYTLDKELLSLADPEAIVLHCLPAHRGEEISDEVMEGPQSVVWDQAENRLHMQKAVLEALMGPQESEKS
- a CDS encoding aspartate aminotransferase family protein encodes the protein MQAAELIDKYVMKTYARAPITFVRGQGCRLWDDQDKQYTDFLAGIAVTNLGHAHPGVAQAVCNQALNLVHVSNLYYTEPQAAVAQMLVNNSFADRVFFCNSGAEANEGALKLARLWGKEKKNGAFTIITMERSFHGRTLGTLSATGQDKIQKGYDPLVPRFKHVPFGDLEAVKAAWDDNVCAVLAEPVLGEGGVVVPPDGYLAGLKELCEANGALLLFDEVQTGLGRTGKLFAHEHWGVTPHVMTLAKALANGLPAGAILAEEKAAALFGPGTHATTFGAGPVIMAASGVVLDHLINRGLVEHAEAEGFYFKTRLEELAAKHACVLEARGLGLMLGLALDREAGPLVGKLRDLGYIVGATQDTVLRFVPPLVVSRDEIDGLIAALDQVLAEAE
- the argB gene encoding acetylglutamate kinase, with the protein product MAPLDPQVTAQTLIEALPYIQRFSGQTVVVKYGGHAMVDEALKQSFALNVILLRAVGIYPVVVHGGGPQIGELLKRLDIACEFIDGMRVTSPEVMDVVQMVLVGQVNTSIVGLINQHGGRAVGLSGHGGGLIKASKMQMTRKCAKDDQPPEIIDLGLVGQVESVDAQVLHALEHGAFIPVIAPVGVGPDGASLNINADLVAGAVAGRLRASKLIMMTDTPGVLDSEGKLISSLTRATAGQLMEEGVIAGGMIPKVNCCLSALDAGVERAHVIDGRVPDALLLEVFTDKGVGTIFSER
- the hslU gene encoding ATP-dependent protease ATPase subunit HslU, which translates into the protein MATLTPREIVAELDKYVIGQHDAKRCVAIALRNRWRRRQVPEHLRDEIAPKNIIMIGPTGVGKTEIARRLARLADAPFLKVEASKFTEVGYVGRDVESMIRDLTELAINMVKEAEHETVKAKARELAEERLLDILLPPRRPGDDKGEEEAGHLEVVRVGEEINPTRSKLRRLLREGKMNERYVDLEVQSQGPTPMVEIFSAGGMEEMGMNLKDMLGGMFPQQTKRRKVKVPEALEILAGEEAGRLIDMDRVVTEAMAKVEQEGIIFLDEIDKIAGREAGHGPDVSREGVQRDLLPLVEGSTVTTKYGMIKTDHILFIAAGAFHVAKPSDLVPELQGRFPIRVELSALSAEDFVRILTEPHNALIRQYEELMKTEGLTLEFGEDAIKEIAEIASKVNLATENIGARRLHTVMERLLEEVSFEAPDMDGVSLAIDAAYVKQRLSEISTDRDLSRYIL
- the hslV gene encoding ATP-dependent protease subunit HslV, with the protein product MRGTTVLAIRHQEGVVMAADGQVTMGNTVMKASANKLRRLYHDQVLAGFAGATADAFTLFERLESKLEAYAGNLTRAAVELAKDWRTDKVLRQLEALLLAADKEQLLIISGSGDVIDPEEGVAAIGSGGPFALAAARALVGNTGMKPEEIAREAMRIAADICIYTNHQVKVESL
- a CDS encoding tyrosine recombinase XerC, yielding MPELLAAFEGYLAEGAGAAPLTRAAYVRDVREFAAFLSDRAPGWDWPSVHDNDVLAWLADGLKTKKRSTMSRKLMSLRKFFDFLVAREVVAANPPRQVTPPRQGKHLPARLSVDEAFHLVQGPSRGAAKAQSRAQQAATLRDVAMLELLYSSGLRVSELTGLDIGHLRLDLALVRVVSGKGGKERWVPVGARAAEALNRYLVARPELLAEGSGEEQALFLNQRGGRLSPRSVQSLVARYAGELSHGRRLSPHALRHAMATHLLEGGADLRSVQEMLGHRSLSTTQKYTHLTVDRLLKVYDQAHPRAHGDDQDKEG
- the fusA gene encoding elongation factor G, giving the protein MSSDKIKATRTVALVGHGGSGKTSLAEAMLFNAKAIDRLGKVDEGTAVLDWEPEEAKRGGSISASFGHYSFNKHNVNLVDAPGDDNFLSDAAAALRAVDGVVMVADAIDGVKVQGEKVWQFVDAEGLPALVVVNKMDRERADFDAAVNMIPDMLGIKAVRLQIPIGAAESFSGVVDLLANKAYTFEGGKMTVGDIPADLADNVEAAREVLIEDIAEADDTLMERYLEGEELTADDLAKGLAKGVSERLFLPVAASAALKNMGVQPVMDLINRLLPSPLDRGAVKGVKPGSEDEETREPDAGAPFSGLVFKTVADPFAGRLSMVRVFSGTLTSDMQLFNPNRDAKERFGQLYAQTGKTQKNVSEALPGDIVAIPKLKETHTGDTLCAGNEPIQFADIEPLPAVISYAIEAKEKGDEEKVFAGINKLLEEDPTLRLDRDPQTNEALLSGMGSVHIETTLDRLKRKFGVEVNLKTPKVPYRETIKGSVRVQGRYKKQTGGRGQFGDTWLEISPAEEGEGYVFLDEIVGGSIPRQYIPAVEKGIGEAMLGGVLAGYPMVDVKVRLVDGSFHPVDSSEMAFKVAGSMGFKKGAVQCKPTLLEPIMKLTVMVPEDAMGDVMGDISSRRGRVLGMDAKGSLQIISALVPMSEVLTYQPELTSMTGGRGAFTMEMDHYEEVPGDVQAKIVEAYEQAKEEGN
- a CDS encoding MogA/MoaB family molybdenum cofactor biosynthesis protein — its product is MSFPAAILTISDKASQGRREDLAGPALVELLAKAGITATVQETVSDDPQGIVAALRRYADELRLPLVVTTGGTGLSPRDNTPEATAQVIQRPVPGLAEAMRAEGLKHTPHAMLSRGLAGVRGATLIINLPGSPRGALENLEAVLAALPHALEKLCGDTSDCARPLPE
- a CDS encoding DNA-binding protein encodes the protein MQASEAKFGRVFIMRLEDGDSLPTVIEEFARDQGISHGLVALLGALGEGALVAGPADSEARPVPVITNPVTAIHEAACLGLIAPNESGEPGLHMHGVLGRGADTAAGCLRPGIEVWQVAEAVIFELTESEALRRFDQATGFGLLQTK